A window of Diceros bicornis minor isolate mBicDic1 unplaced genomic scaffold, mDicBic1.mat.cur scaffold_97_ctg1, whole genome shotgun sequence contains these coding sequences:
- the LOC131403977 gene encoding olfactory receptor 9G4-like: MEVGNRTVLTEFISVGLSADPRWQLILFGIFLMLYLIAMSGNMTMVILICIDSRLHTPMYCFISNLSFLDFWYPSVYIPKILAICVSENKPISLAGCGAQLFFSCLAAYTECYLLAAMACDRLVAICKPLLYSSTMSSSLCTGLVAGSYIRGFLNSIAHIANTFRLSFCGKNIIDHYFCDVTPLVKMSCTDIQVYEKILRGLVGFTVLSNILAILISYFNILLSISRIRSASGRHKVFSTCASHLISVMFFYGSLLFMYSRPSSTYSVGRHKVASLFYTLFNPLLNPLIYSLRNKDVKAAFRKAVQSIRPQR; the protein is encoded by the coding sequence ATGGAAGTTGGAAATCGCACTGTCCTGACTGAATTCATCTCGGTGGGCTTATCCGCAGACCCCAGGTGGCAGCTGATTCTATTTGGAATATTTCTGATGCTCTACTTGATTGCCATGTCAGGGAACATGACCATGGTCATCTTAATATGTATTGATTCCCGCCTGCACACACCTATGTACTGTTTCATTAGTAATCTGTCTTTTCTGGATTTCTGGTATCCTTCTGTGTATATTCCCAAAATTCTGGCCATATGTGTCTCAGAAAATAAACCTATTTCCTTGGCTGGATGTGGAGCACAGCTGTTCTTTTCTTGCCTTGCCGCCTACACTGAGTGCTATCTCCTGGCAGCCATGGCCTGTGACCGCCTagtggccatctgtaagccattACTTTATTCAAGTACAATGTCCAGTTCTCTCTGTACTGGACTCGTTGCTGGCTCCTACATCAGAGGGTTCTTGAATTCCATCGCTCATATTGCTAACACTTTCCGCCTGAGTTTCTGTGGTAAAAATATCATTGACCACTATTTCTGTGACGTAACACCATTGGTAAAAATGTCTTGTACAGACATCCAGGTCTATGAAAAAATCCTCCGGGGTCTGGTGGGCTTCACGGTCCTCTCCAACATTCTTGCCATCCTGATTTCTTATTTCAACATCCTTCTGTCTATCTCGAGGATCCGCTCAGCCTCAGGAAGGCACAAGGTCTTCTCCACCTGTGCGTCTCACCTTATCTCTGTCATGTTCTTCTATGGATCCTTACTCTTCATGTATTCAAGGCCAAGTTCCACCTACTCTGTGGGGAGACACAAAGTGGCTTCTCTCTTCTACACCCTGTTCAACCCATTGCTTAATCCTCTCATCTACAGCCTGAGAAACAAAGACGTCAAAGCAGCCTTCCGGAAAGCAGTTCAGAGCATAAGGCCACAGAGGTGA